A single Desulfovibrio piger DNA region contains:
- a CDS encoding transglutaminase-like cysteine peptidase yields the protein MLFIPLPAQAGAIPLFGTVEFRRPLDSLPAWAEVRRMNELEPIFVTGKVFTRTATWDTFKQGARGKSGMDLLRYVNTFWNRFPYREDIANWGKADYWVWPSLFLKKSGDCEDYAIIKYFTLKELGMDTDKLRIVVLRDTLRRLSHAVLAVYMDNDIVILDNISNAILPQGRLRHYVPQFSFNEKARWAHMKGKKTNE from the coding sequence GTGCTGTTCATCCCCCTCCCGGCGCAGGCCGGGGCCATCCCCCTGTTCGGCACCGTGGAGTTCCGGCGCCCGCTCGACAGCCTGCCCGCCTGGGCTGAGGTCCGCCGCATGAACGAGCTGGAACCCATCTTCGTTACCGGCAAGGTCTTCACCAGGACCGCCACCTGGGACACCTTCAAGCAGGGGGCACGGGGCAAAAGCGGCATGGACCTGCTGCGCTATGTCAACACGTTCTGGAACCGCTTCCCCTACCGCGAGGATATCGCCAACTGGGGCAAGGCCGACTACTGGGTCTGGCCCAGTCTGTTCCTTAAAAAGTCAGGGGACTGCGAAGATTACGCCATCATCAAGTATTTCACGCTCAAAGAACTGGGCATGGATACGGACAAACTGCGTATCGTCGTCCTGCGCGATACCCTGCGCCGTCTGTCCCATGCCGTTCTGGCCGTCTACATGGACAATGACATCGTCATCCTGGACAACATCAGTAATGCCATTTTGCCCCAGGGACGCCTGCGCCATTATGTCCCGCAGTTCTCGTTCAACGAGAAGGCACGCTGGGCCCATATGAAAGGCAAAAAAACAAACGAGTAA
- a CDS encoding HD domain-containing phosphohydrolase: protein MHTPDPDIPAKPHHFMSKRLCISISLVLFALVLLLSYALCSLQVDRSTQAILADKNRFLLSRIDTMQIRLQEWRRGMLEQVNTLALSESVRLFAADMTALPPDLLDKNSRTAGPGSDSDQLSLLDQREYMQQLLADIAYQNGLDRIRMFLPDGQKIVDSASDAADNHDDDLLVRQAITSRTLSFGAIHKHDDHFALQAGAPLFEISGKDRPRVVGCLLLCFPMDAALTNILQDKESLLRLVDLCPDRSGVFLLQDGALQRLPLRTGVAGAHSLDFKKRPAMSGGDDVYSLAFTSSLPDTLMLVASLPAADIDREIRHRSLQIYAVGLLASLGIGLLLAFALSCLVGRAHRASAAYFKTLYTVIRDQKQMLDSVNNSMRLGLVLFSATDGIRIFNPEFARICSGTRQEDLAGKYPKDIFPQGAALTLQDGIARKLREPSFDGVELALPGADGKEHLYRVSLYVFPDRQEPDAAEAAPLPGSVVAIFKDITRFRRQAQKAQERQRHLMEALVRAVEYVDPNLVGHTKKMRHVAELLARHMDLDDTAVLTLRMAAQLSQIGKIFVPHHLLRKRGKLTPEEQQAVLQSSEYAFRILGGINFGLPVPDALHDMNEKFDGSGPRALKGDRINPHARLLAVVNAFCSMVSDRAYRRGMPIGQALDILSASSAFDPAIVQALRAIPEEALRAALSGEDRSSPA from the coding sequence ATGCACACTCCTGATCCCGACATCCCCGCCAAGCCGCATCACTTCATGAGCAAACGGCTGTGCATCAGCATCAGCCTCGTCCTGTTCGCGCTGGTCCTGCTGCTTTCCTATGCCCTGTGTTCCCTGCAGGTCGACCGGAGCACCCAGGCCATCCTGGCGGACAAGAACCGCTTCCTCCTCTCCAGGATCGACACCATGCAGATCCGCCTGCAGGAATGGCGGCGGGGCATGCTGGAACAGGTCAACACCCTGGCCCTTTCGGAAAGCGTCCGCCTGTTCGCCGCAGACATGACCGCCCTGCCCCCGGACCTGCTGGACAAGAACTCACGTACCGCCGGTCCCGGGTCCGACAGCGACCAGCTGTCCCTGCTGGACCAGCGTGAATACATGCAGCAACTGCTGGCGGACATCGCCTACCAGAACGGCCTTGACCGTATCCGCATGTTCCTTCCCGATGGCCAAAAGATCGTGGACAGCGCCTCTGATGCTGCCGACAACCATGACGACGATCTTCTCGTCCGGCAGGCCATCACCTCAAGGACGCTTTCCTTTGGCGCCATCCACAAGCATGATGACCATTTTGCCCTGCAGGCCGGTGCGCCCCTGTTCGAGATAAGCGGCAAGGACAGGCCCCGTGTCGTCGGCTGCCTGCTCCTGTGCTTCCCCATGGACGCGGCCCTGACGAACATCCTGCAGGACAAGGAAAGCCTGCTCAGACTGGTGGATCTGTGCCCGGACAGGAGCGGTGTCTTCCTGCTGCAGGACGGTGCCCTGCAACGGCTTCCCCTGCGCACGGGCGTGGCCGGTGCCCATTCGCTGGACTTCAAGAAACGCCCTGCCATGTCTGGAGGGGATGACGTCTATTCCCTGGCCTTCACCTCCTCGCTTCCCGATACGCTGATGCTGGTGGCCTCCCTGCCCGCTGCGGACATCGACCGGGAGATCCGGCACCGGTCCCTGCAGATCTATGCCGTCGGCCTGCTGGCAAGCCTGGGCATCGGCCTGCTGCTGGCCTTCGCGCTCTCCTGCCTTGTGGGCCGCGCCCACCGCGCCTCTGCCGCCTACTTCAAGACCCTGTATACCGTCATCCGCGACCAGAAACAGATGCTGGACAGCGTCAACAATTCCATGCGGCTGGGTCTTGTCCTGTTCAGCGCTACGGACGGCATCCGCATCTTCAATCCCGAGTTCGCCAGGATCTGCAGCGGCACCCGGCAGGAAGACCTTGCGGGCAAGTACCCCAAAGACATCTTTCCCCAAGGGGCCGCCCTCACGTTGCAGGACGGCATCGCCCGCAAGCTCAGGGAGCCGTCCTTCGACGGCGTTGAGCTGGCCCTGCCCGGCGCTGACGGCAAGGAGCACCTTTACAGGGTCTCCCTCTATGTTTTCCCGGACAGGCAGGAGCCGGACGCTGCCGAAGCGGCCCCCCTCCCCGGAAGCGTCGTGGCCATCTTCAAGGACATCACCCGCTTCCGCCGGCAGGCCCAGAAAGCCCAGGAACGCCAGCGGCATCTTATGGAGGCCCTGGTGCGCGCCGTGGAATATGTGGACCCCAACCTGGTGGGCCATACAAAGAAAATGCGACATGTGGCGGAGCTGCTGGCCCGGCACATGGATCTGGACGATACGGCTGTCCTGACCCTGCGCATGGCCGCCCAGCTTTCGCAGATCGGCAAGATCTTCGTGCCGCACCACCTGCTGCGCAAAAGAGGCAAGCTCACCCCCGAGGAACAGCAGGCCGTGCTGCAGTCTTCGGAGTATGCCTTCCGTATCCTGGGCGGGATCAATTTCGGGCTGCCTGTCCCAGACGCCCTGCATGACATGAATGAAAAATTCGACGGCAGCGGCCCGCGGGCCCTGAAGGGCGACCGGATCAATCCCCATGCCCGCCTGCTGGCCGTGGTCAACGCCTTTTGCTCCATGGTCAGCGACCGGGCCTACAGGCGGGGGATGCCCATCGGCCAGGCCCTGGACATCCTGTCGGCCAGCTCCGCCTTCGATCCCGCCATCGTCCAGGCATTGCGGGCGATCCCCGAAGAGGCCCTGCGCGCCGCCCTGTCTGGGGAAGACCGGTCTTCCCCGGCCTGA
- a CDS encoding type I secretion system permease/ATPase: MSGNGSGETRGPEMAAGGLRPSDVDFMPPLLRSLSSLCRLRGKALSPQFLLAGLSGSTVSAQACLRVARKAGLTGSVLYRPRLADLSNLTLPCILLLSGNRSCVLTRLLPGAPAGKEADEAGAASGQARAEVIFPETESTSQLVPLEALQEEYTGYALYVAVPGRPQEHVEKLRLARGKRWFWDVLRYYAPIYRHVALASVIINLIALASPLFAMNVYDRVVPNNAIETLWVLASGVIIIYLFDFLLRALRTHFVDVAGRNADIVLSSNLVDKVLTMRLESKPESTGSLVNNLREFEQLREFFSSSSLLACIDVPFLVIFLLLISFIAGPMVFLPLAAMPVLIGLGLFLQAAARRCAEQSYKQNMQKNALLVEMVNGLETIKACQAESRMQRLWEAVVGLSAKSTAESRRYSSLAVTASALVTHLVTVSMIIWGVYRISEGLMTMGALIGCNILVGRAMAPLMQLASLLTRLQNSRVALQALDLLMELPSENQSESSCMDFGELQPSFTVENVSFAYPNSMSLALEDVSLRINPGDRIGIIGAMGSGKSTLAKLLTGFYQPQKGSIKFGDVDLRQLPTTELRGRIGVLPQDVVLFYGSIRENIVLGDPTINDHLVFRAAALAGVTDFVRNNPAGFAAQVGEQGKALSGGQRQAVALARALVRDPEVLILDEPTSNMDTDSELRLQQRLAAASQGRTLILVTHRLSMLRMVDKLVVMENGRLRMFGPRDAILKRLRDSAAAARKPAPAKGREASGATSAVKEGKDGRP, translated from the coding sequence ATGTCGGGAAACGGATCAGGGGAAACACGGGGCCCGGAGATGGCGGCCGGGGGACTGCGTCCTTCCGATGTCGATTTCATGCCGCCTTTGCTGCGCAGCCTTTCTTCTTTGTGCCGCCTCCGCGGCAAGGCACTGTCCCCCCAGTTCCTGCTGGCCGGGCTTTCGGGCAGCACCGTCTCGGCCCAGGCATGCCTGCGGGTGGCCCGCAAGGCGGGGCTGACGGGCAGTGTGCTGTACCGTCCCCGGCTGGCTGACCTCTCCAACCTCACCCTGCCCTGCATCCTGCTGCTTTCCGGGAACCGCAGCTGTGTCCTGACCCGGCTGCTGCCGGGGGCTCCGGCAGGGAAGGAGGCGGACGAAGCCGGAGCCGCCAGCGGGCAGGCCCGGGCCGAGGTCATCTTCCCGGAGACGGAAAGCACCAGCCAGCTGGTGCCCCTGGAGGCGTTGCAGGAAGAATATACCGGCTATGCCCTGTATGTGGCTGTTCCCGGCCGTCCGCAGGAGCATGTGGAAAAGCTGCGCCTGGCCAGGGGAAAGCGCTGGTTCTGGGATGTCCTGCGCTATTACGCGCCCATCTACCGGCATGTGGCGCTGGCCAGCGTCATCATCAACCTCATCGCCCTGGCCAGCCCCCTGTTCGCCATGAACGTCTATGACCGGGTCGTGCCCAACAACGCCATAGAGACCTTGTGGGTCCTCGCATCCGGTGTGATCATCATCTATCTGTTCGACTTCCTGCTGCGGGCCCTGCGCACGCATTTCGTGGACGTGGCCGGTCGCAATGCGGACATCGTGCTCTCCAGCAATCTGGTGGACAAGGTCCTGACCATGCGGCTGGAAAGCAAGCCGGAATCCACGGGATCGCTGGTCAACAACCTGCGTGAATTCGAGCAGTTGCGTGAATTTTTCAGTTCGTCCTCGCTGCTGGCCTGCATTGATGTCCCCTTTCTGGTCATCTTCCTGCTGCTGATCTCCTTCATTGCCGGCCCCATGGTCTTCCTGCCGCTGGCAGCCATGCCCGTCCTCATTGGTCTGGGGCTTTTTCTCCAGGCGGCGGCGCGGCGCTGCGCCGAGCAGAGCTACAAGCAGAACATGCAGAAGAATGCCCTGCTCGTGGAGATGGTCAACGGTCTGGAGACCATCAAGGCCTGCCAGGCCGAGAGCCGCATGCAGCGCCTTTGGGAGGCCGTGGTGGGCCTTTCCGCCAAATCGACGGCAGAGTCCCGCCGGTACAGCAGCCTTGCCGTGACGGCCTCCGCGCTGGTGACCCATCTGGTCACGGTGAGCATGATCATCTGGGGGGTCTACCGGATATCGGAGGGCCTGATGACCATGGGGGCCCTCATCGGCTGCAACATCCTTGTGGGTCGGGCCATGGCGCCGCTGATGCAGCTGGCTTCCCTGCTGACCCGCCTGCAGAACTCCCGTGTCGCCCTGCAGGCCCTTGATCTGCTCATGGAACTGCCTTCGGAAAACCAGTCGGAAAGTTCCTGCATGGACTTCGGCGAGTTGCAGCCCTCCTTCACGGTGGAGAACGTTTCCTTCGCCTATCCCAATTCCATGAGCCTGGCCCTGGAGGACGTGAGCTTGCGCATCAACCCCGGTGACAGGATCGGCATCATCGGTGCCATGGGCTCGGGCAAAAGCACCCTGGCCAAGCTGCTGACGGGCTTTTACCAGCCGCAGAAAGGCAGCATCAAATTCGGGGACGTGGACCTGCGCCAGCTGCCGACCACGGAGTTGCGCGGGCGCATCGGCGTCCTGCCGCAGGATGTGGTCCTGTTTTACGGCAGCATCCGGGAGAATATCGTCCTGGGGGACCCCACCATCAATGACCATCTGGTGTTCCGGGCCGCGGCCCTTGCCGGGGTGACGGACTTTGTCCGCAACAATCCCGCCGGGTTCGCCGCCCAGGTCGGCGAGCAGGGCAAGGCCCTTTCCGGCGGGCAGCGGCAGGCCGTGGCCCTGGCCCGTGCGCTGGTCCGCGATCCTGAAGTGCTGATCCTGGACGAGCCCACCAGCAATATGGACACGGACTCCGAGCTGCGCCTGCAGCAGCGCCTGGCGGCTGCCTCGCAGGGACGGACCCTGATCCTTGTGACCCATCGGCTGAGCATGCTGCGCATGGTGGACAAGCTGGTTGTCATGGAGAACGGCAGGTTGAGGATGTTCGGACCGCGCGATGCCATTTTGAAGCGTCTGCGCGACAGCGCCGCCGCAGCCCGGAAGCCTGCCCCGGCAAAGGGCAGGGAGGCTTCCGGGGCAACATCTGCCGTGAAGGAGGGGAAGGATGGACGCCCATAA
- a CDS encoding TolC family outer membrane protein, translating to MSWARETPAQGNGAAHITVNDTVYGVLHNHRSLMSIKENREVLEHELSKARAGFGPRVDVAGEIGVGVLSDTTSRGLDLDDQWLSVGSVSAKLVQPIWDGFATRSRVRTAQATLDSVKARVFDTATSLSLDGIIAHIDLLRRIKLVELARNNVARHETILAQARDRASMGADTQADVTQAESRLQRAHSSLSEAEDALRVAYATYSRLTGIYTVGRLDVVPMPAQMPDTAAAFIQMAEKHNPKLAAYLQDIRAAKGEKELAQSAMYPTFQLEAGPEYSDRGGDRDRWLYSFDVLATVRWNVFNSGADVAGIRAASAREREARQNLYDYMDTLRLDMESTWSNYLAAKEQYKFYTRAVENNTYTRQAYHDQFLLGTRSLLDVLDSENELYNSASQAETARGNILVGAYRMCALAGDLLPRMGVPAEEIASGPKEARPVQGEDFELGWFK from the coding sequence ATGTCCTGGGCCAGGGAAACTCCGGCACAGGGCAATGGCGCTGCGCACATCACGGTGAACGATACCGTCTACGGTGTGTTGCACAATCATCGCAGCCTGATGAGCATCAAAGAAAATCGCGAGGTTCTGGAACACGAGCTCAGCAAGGCCCGTGCCGGATTCGGTCCGCGTGTGGATGTGGCGGGGGAGATCGGCGTGGGTGTCCTGAGCGACACCACGTCACGCGGCCTGGATCTTGATGACCAGTGGCTGAGCGTGGGCAGTGTCTCCGCCAAGCTGGTGCAGCCCATCTGGGACGGCTTTGCCACGCGCAGCCGCGTACGCACGGCCCAGGCGACCCTGGATTCCGTCAAGGCCAGGGTCTTCGACACGGCCACGTCCCTTTCCCTGGACGGCATCATCGCCCATATCGATCTGCTGCGCCGCATCAAGCTGGTGGAGCTGGCCCGCAATAATGTGGCCCGTCACGAGACCATCCTGGCGCAGGCCCGTGACCGTGCCAGTATGGGGGCGGATACCCAGGCCGATGTGACGCAGGCGGAATCCCGCCTGCAGCGTGCCCATTCCTCCCTGTCCGAAGCGGAAGATGCCCTGCGTGTGGCCTATGCCACCTATTCCCGCCTGACCGGCATCTATACGGTGGGCAGGCTGGATGTGGTCCCCATGCCTGCGCAGATGCCCGACACGGCGGCCGCCTTCATCCAGATGGCGGAAAAGCACAATCCCAAGCTGGCTGCCTACCTGCAGGACATCCGCGCCGCCAAGGGCGAGAAGGAACTGGCCCAGTCCGCCATGTACCCGACCTTCCAGCTGGAGGCGGGTCCCGAGTACAGTGACCGCGGCGGCGACCGTGACCGCTGGCTCTACAGCTTCGATGTCCTGGCCACCGTGCGCTGGAACGTGTTCAACAGCGGCGCCGACGTGGCTGGCATCCGTGCCGCATCGGCGCGGGAACGCGAGGCCCGGCAGAACCTGTACGACTATATGGATACCCTGCGTCTGGACATGGAATCCACCTGGAGCAACTATCTGGCGGCCAAGGAACAGTACAAGTTCTATACCAGGGCCGTGGAAAACAATACCTATACGCGGCAGGCCTACCATGACCAGTTCCTGCTGGGGACGCGCAGCCTGCTGGACGTGCTGGACTCGGAGAACGAACTCTACAATTCCGCCAGCCAGGCCGAGACAGCCCGCGGCAACATCCTCGTAGGGGCCTACCGGATGTGCGCCCTGGCCGGTGATCTGCTGCCCCGCATGGGGGTCCCGGCGGAAGAGATCGCGTCGGGTCCCAAGGAGGCCCGCCCCGTCCAGGGGGAAGATTTCGAACTGGGCTGGTTCAAGTAA
- a CDS encoding HlyD family type I secretion periplasmic adaptor subunit, with protein MLRLIFIGDAEHEQRPATGMAERLRENFSQASSAGARPMTRKELFAALDAPLHGLMPDDINYAGEVDAALSRRPAFTARALSVAVALLMAALLLWAAWAPIDEVTHAEGSVVGSRRTQSVSNLEGGILQAVLVREGEIVEKGQAVAQLENVMAESSYRDALYKLVEHRLAILRLEAMLRDEEPVFPGDLRAFLREILGEEPDSALVERARQIVEDQLNTWRAQSSKLQAELSMLEAQYAQRQSEVAEQLARKKQLDGSLVLETEQRDTAKRLLLRNNYSRMDYLGLEQKIIQTQGEIDMLAASIPKAQAMMEEARQRIGSRVAEEQLAISQEINKRRTELGSVRESLTAGGDRVTRTEVRSPVRGSVKQILVNTVGGVVKPGEAIMDIVPMDESLLVEVRVRPQDVAFLRPGQDVMIKVSAYDFSIYGGLPGKLESISADTIEDKKGDFYYLVKVRTKETAIRHNDEILPIIPGMIVVADIIIGKKTVLDYILKPVMKARQNALTER; from the coding sequence GTGCTCCGCCTGATTTTCATCGGGGATGCCGAGCACGAACAGCGTCCTGCCACCGGCATGGCAGAACGCCTGCGCGAGAATTTCAGCCAGGCGTCGTCGGCCGGTGCCAGACCCATGACGCGCAAGGAGCTGTTCGCGGCCCTGGATGCCCCCCTGCACGGGCTGATGCCGGATGACATCAATTATGCCGGCGAGGTGGACGCGGCCCTTTCACGCCGGCCTGCCTTCACGGCCCGCGCCCTGTCCGTGGCGGTGGCCCTGCTCATGGCGGCGCTGCTCCTCTGGGCGGCCTGGGCCCCCATCGACGAAGTGACCCATGCCGAAGGTTCCGTGGTGGGTTCCCGGCGCACGCAGTCGGTCTCCAACCTGGAAGGCGGCATCCTGCAGGCCGTGCTCGTCCGGGAGGGCGAGATCGTGGAAAAAGGGCAGGCCGTGGCCCAGCTGGAAAACGTCATGGCCGAAAGTTCGTACAGGGATGCCCTGTACAAGCTGGTGGAACACCGTCTGGCCATCCTGCGCCTGGAGGCCATGCTGCGCGACGAGGAACCGGTCTTCCCCGGCGACCTGCGGGCCTTCCTCAGGGAGATACTGGGGGAAGAGCCCGACAGCGCGCTTGTGGAGCGCGCCCGCCAGATCGTGGAGGACCAGCTGAATACCTGGAGGGCCCAGAGCTCGAAGCTGCAGGCCGAACTTTCCATGCTGGAGGCCCAGTATGCCCAGCGCCAGAGCGAGGTGGCGGAGCAGCTGGCACGCAAGAAACAGCTGGACGGCAGCCTTGTGCTGGAGACGGAACAGCGGGATACGGCCAAGCGCCTGTTGCTGCGCAACAATTATTCCCGCATGGATTATCTGGGGCTGGAGCAGAAGATCATCCAGACCCAGGGCGAGATCGACATGCTGGCCGCATCCATCCCCAAGGCACAGGCCATGATGGAGGAGGCCCGGCAGCGCATCGGCAGCCGGGTGGCCGAGGAACAGCTGGCCATCAGCCAGGAGATCAACAAACGGCGCACGGAGCTGGGTTCGGTGCGGGAATCCCTGACCGCCGGCGGCGACCGCGTGACGCGCACCGAAGTGCGCAGCCCCGTGCGGGGCAGCGTCAAGCAGATACTGGTCAATACGGTGGGCGGGGTCGTCAAGCCGGGCGAGGCCATCATGGACATCGTGCCCATGGACGAGAGCCTCCTGGTGGAGGTGCGCGTCCGCCCGCAGGACGTGGCCTTTTTGCGTCCCGGCCAGGACGTGATGATCAAGGTCTCGGCCTATGATTTCTCCATCTACGGCGGTCTGCCCGGCAAGCTGGAATCCATCAGCGCGGACACCATCGAAGACAAGAAGGGCGATTTTTATTACCTTGTCAAAGTCCGTACCAAGGAGACGGCCATACGCCATAATGACGAGATCCTGCCCATCATCCCGGGCATGATCGTGGTGGCCGACATCATCATCGGCAAGAAAACAGTGCTCGACTATATCCTCAAACCTGTGATGAAAGCCAGGCAAAACGCGCTGACAGAGCGCTGA
- a CDS encoding amylo-alpha-1,6-glucosidase — MKFQFDRPACQNLRKALRKEWLETNGLGDYASSSLVCCNTRKYHGLFVTELARPAGRHVLLSTLEESLLMAGREFFFSCRKHPGVYFPRGHEYMQAASAGLWPSFRYRFGDVTLTRELMLLPGRHVLLVRYKASIASPETPPLRLRIKPLLAFRNMHAVIRADRPVDSGVSPTLYGASVRPDPQLPELFLQMDGPFSWQTAQDWYYNIEYLVEQERGFPFQEDLLMPGIFEVDLAPGHAVYLTVSTESLQKEHRRHDLDRLWQEESRRRLQKEEKADSLQKHLAREGKRFLITTPGSTTGRIDSIVAGYHWFGSWGRDSMIALPGLTFFAGRQALGEQILAGMGAAMRGGLVPNVFSADGHHAYNSVDASLWYVWAVQMLLQADPRRMDFVKEHCWPAIREILSAYAGGRVPFVHADEEGFLDVGNEHTQLTWMDAVVNGRPVTPRHGQPVEISALWYNALAFADHLARRFDEPHWQDSVAQRDRMRAVFVHRHWITDYRGDYLADVWRDGERDFRVRPNQLFAVSLPFPILEEDNFAPVVSRVRQCLLTSCGLRTLAPSASEYCSLYEGGPEARDKAYHQGTVWPWLLGAYGDALLRAAWDEEGAARDLLHTLIPLFGSHLGGAGIGSISEIFDGDPPHMPNGCIAQAWSVAECLRLLGRLEKVAPQAYAQWEQALLQGDR; from the coding sequence ATGAAGTTCCAGTTTGACCGTCCCGCCTGTCAGAACCTGCGCAAGGCCCTCCGCAAGGAGTGGCTGGAAACCAACGGCCTGGGTGACTACGCGTCCAGCTCCCTGGTGTGCTGCAATACGCGCAAGTATCACGGCCTGTTCGTCACCGAGCTGGCCCGGCCCGCAGGCCGCCATGTGCTGCTCTCCACGCTTGAGGAATCCCTGCTCATGGCAGGCAGGGAGTTCTTCTTCTCCTGCCGCAAACATCCGGGCGTCTACTTCCCGCGCGGGCACGAATACATGCAGGCCGCCTCTGCCGGGCTCTGGCCCTCTTTCCGCTATCGCTTCGGTGATGTGACCCTGACCCGCGAGCTCATGCTGCTGCCGGGACGGCATGTCCTCCTCGTGCGCTACAAGGCCAGCATCGCCAGCCCCGAGACCCCTCCCCTGCGCCTGCGCATCAAGCCCCTGCTGGCCTTCCGCAACATGCATGCCGTCATCCGGGCCGACAGGCCCGTCGACAGCGGTGTTTCACCCACGCTGTACGGGGCTTCCGTCCGCCCGGATCCCCAGCTGCCCGAACTTTTTTTGCAGATGGACGGCCCTTTCTCCTGGCAGACTGCCCAGGACTGGTATTACAACATCGAATACCTCGTGGAGCAGGAGCGGGGCTTCCCCTTCCAGGAAGACCTGCTCATGCCCGGCATCTTCGAAGTGGACCTTGCCCCCGGCCATGCCGTCTACCTCACGGTTTCCACGGAAAGCCTGCAAAAGGAACACCGCAGGCATGATCTCGACCGCCTGTGGCAGGAAGAGAGCCGGCGCCGTCTCCAGAAGGAGGAAAAGGCGGACAGCCTGCAGAAGCACCTGGCCCGGGAAGGGAAACGCTTCCTCATCACCACGCCCGGCAGCACGACCGGCCGGATCGACAGCATCGTGGCCGGGTACCACTGGTTCGGCTCCTGGGGACGCGACAGCATGATCGCCCTGCCCGGGCTGACCTTTTTTGCCGGTCGCCAGGCCCTGGGCGAACAGATCCTCGCCGGCATGGGCGCTGCCATGCGTGGCGGGCTCGTCCCCAATGTCTTTTCCGCTGACGGGCACCATGCCTACAACTCGGTGGACGCTTCCCTCTGGTATGTCTGGGCCGTGCAGATGCTGCTCCAGGCCGATCCCCGGCGCATGGACTTCGTGAAAGAGCACTGCTGGCCCGCCATCAGGGAGATCCTCAGTGCCTATGCCGGAGGCCGGGTCCCCTTTGTCCATGCGGACGAGGAAGGCTTCCTCGATGTGGGCAACGAGCATACGCAGCTCACCTGGATGGACGCCGTGGTCAACGGCAGGCCCGTCACGCCGCGGCATGGCCAGCCGGTGGAGATCAGCGCCCTGTGGTACAATGCCCTGGCCTTTGCCGACCATCTTGCCCGGCGTTTCGACGAGCCCCACTGGCAGGATTCCGTGGCCCAGCGGGACCGCATGCGCGCCGTTTTCGTCCACCGGCACTGGATCACGGATTACCGGGGGGACTATCTGGCCGATGTCTGGCGGGACGGCGAACGGGACTTCCGCGTGCGGCCCAACCAGCTGTTTGCCGTTTCCCTGCCCTTCCCCATCCTTGAGGAGGACAATTTCGCCCCTGTGGTCTCGCGTGTGCGCCAGTGCCTGCTGACCTCCTGCGGGTTGCGCACCCTGGCCCCCAGCGCCAGCGAGTATTGTTCCCTGTACGAGGGCGGCCCCGAGGCCCGCGACAAAGCCTATCACCAGGGCACGGTCTGGCCCTGGCTCCTGGGCGCTTACGGCGATGCCCTGTTGCGGGCGGCCTGGGATGAGGAGGGCGCGGCGCGCGATCTGCTGCACACCCTGATCCCCCTCTTCGGCAGCCATCTGGGCGGTGCCGGTATAGGGAGCATCTCCGAGATCTTCGACGGCGACCCGCCCCACATGCCCAACGGCTGCATCGCCCAGGCCTGGAGCGTGGCGGAATGCCTGCGCCTGCTGGGCAGGCTGGAAAAGGTCGCCCCACAGGCCTATGCGCAGTGGGAACAGGCCCTGCTGCAAGGAGACAGGTAA